The DNA sequence CCACACAGACATCCGCGTAACCGGCCGCCACCTCCCGCGGCATGGCGGCCGGCGTCATCATGGCCCTTAACTGGGAACCCCTGGATCCGCGTTTCTCCGGTTCGCTCAATCCAGTGTATCTGGAGTCGAGATCGGCCAGGATCCCTTTCCACCCGATTTTCAAGGCCCGTTCGTGATCGGGAATCAGGTGTCCGCTGGTGGCGCCCGCATTGCCGTAGCCGTGGTCATGAAACCATTTCATGGCGGCCCGGGCCCCCTTTTTGCCCAGGAGAGCCCTGTCAAACGCCTGCTGTTCCCGTTTGTCCAGGCAGAGGGAGGTCTGAATATTAAAGCGACCGCCGGCCAGCAGATCGCCCGGCAGGATCTCCTTGGGCATATAGCGGACCATGACCTCCTTCACAAACCAGGCGCGCCGTTCCACCTGAGCCCAGGCCCAGAATTCCTTGGCCAGTTCCACGGTTCTGGCGGCCTGACGGAAGGAACCCCGCAGGGTTTGCATCAATGCATAGGTCTCCGGCACAATGTAAAAACTCATCTCATTGAACTGGACATCCCAGGCCGTGCCCGTGGACCAGGCCAGGAATTCATTGTTCCACCGGCGGTCCGTACCCTTGAAATAGTAGTCCCGCAGCCATTGAATCCGCGGGGTCAGGTTCCTTGGGGTCTTGATGCGATGATCGAATCGAGGGAGGGCAGCAGCGGTCATGGCGGGTTCTCCTTTGTAAAAAGCTCAAAGCTGAAAGCTCAAAGCTCAACGTGCAAGGGAATTGAGATCTGCAGCTCTTCTTGTTCCTTTCAGCTTTGAGCCTTGAGCTTTGAGCTCCTTTTCAAGTGTTCCATCCCGTGGGCCAGCATGTTCTTCATGATCTCCACGGCCTTCTCTTCATCCTTGGCCTTCAATGCGGTCACCATCTCTTCATGAAAGGCAAACACCTCCGGAACCACCGTCGCGTCGGAAAAAAATCGGCAGGCCAGATTGAGGTAACAGCTTTTGAATGAATTCAGCAGCAGGGGGTAGATGTCATTGCCCGATGCCATGGCTATGAGATGGTGAAAATCAAAATCCAGTTCACTGATCCTCTGCATATTCTGGTGATTGACGGATGCCTCCTCCTGAAGCAGCCGGCCAAAGTCTTTCAGCTGCTCCACGGTTCGATGGCCGGCCGCCCGTCTTGCCGTTTCTACTTCAAATAGAAATCGCATTTCCAGCAGACTGGTGAACAGTTCCTCTTTCAGATCGCCCCGATGGTAAGTAAGGAGAGAGGTCAACAGCGACAGGGAACCTTCTCGGCGATAGTCATTGACAACCGTCCCAACCCTCGGAATGAGGGAGACCAGTCCCTTGGCGGCCAGGTCAACAAGCCCCTCGTGAACCACGGGTCGGCTGACATTGAGCTGCAGGGCCAATTCACGTTCAGAAGGGAGTTTCTGCCCGATGGGAAAGGCGCCGGAGAGTATCAGCGCCTCAAGGCGTTTCACAAAGGCATCTTTAAGACTTTCGGTGCGAATAGGGCTAAGGAGTTGCTGCACAATATGCTCCTGTGTGGCAGGTGGTATTACCAGCTGCCACATTAAAAAATTTGTGTGGACATGTCAAGCCTATGTTGGGGCCGCCTCCAAATTCGTAAGGCGGAGGCTTCTCACCGATTGGAATAGCGGAATGTTGGAACGCCGGGATGGTGGTTGAGGGGGATTGAGACTATTCCATGCCTCCGGACCAACGGCATGGCCAACCCTGGAGAAAATGTGTGATTACACCGCCTTGGGTGGTTGGGCATTCGAGACGTTTAATTATAGACAACATCATGCTGTTTGGGATAGCCTGTTGGAAGTGCCGCAACGCTTCAAATGAGGCTCGGATAGACGGCAAGGGGGCAGATTTCAGCCTGTCAGAGACCTGGATGACGGGGCGTTTCCGATGTAGCGGGCAGAAGCCTTGGCAGGGGTGGGGAGATCCATGAAAATCCGCGTAGAGTGTTATTCGGGATACAGGGGTGAAGAGACCCCCCGAAGGTTCTGGCTGGATGAGCGATTGGTAGAGATTACCGAGGTGGTAGACAGATGGCTCGACCCGGAACATCGCTATTTCAAGGTTGTGGGCGACGATGGGGCCACATACATCCTTCGGCACAATTCGGAAACCGATTCGTGGGAGATTACCTTTTTCCGTGATATTTGATACTTGATACTGGATACTGGATGCTCGATACTGGATGCTGGATGCCGGATGCTGGACGTCGGTTTCGGGTTGCGCCTAACCCTCTTACCCTCTCATCCTCTGAACTTCTGCTGGATACTGGATGTCTGGATACTGGATGCTGGATACTTGATACTGGATGCTCGTTGCTGGTCATTTTCAGCTTTGACCTCATGAAGCATGGGGCACGGGGAACGGAGCTTCCCCCGATAACGGATAACGGATAACCGATAACAGATAACCGTTTTTCCCCTTTCACCTTTGAGCTTTGAGCTTTTCTAATCCTTGCTGTTCCTGTTCCATGCGCTGGCGAATAGTGCCGACCCGAATCCGTGTGTTCAGCACATAGGCGGACTCGGTCTGCTTGGGCCAGGGCTTCGGATCCCATTCCACGGCCTTGACCCTGTCTGCGGTTCGCTCGATATCCCCTTGTTCCTCTTTCAGAAACTCCTCCACCATGGCAAGATACCGGGGCGCCTGCTCAAGGGAACGTTGCATATGTTTGCGGGCGTCCGGACCGGTAAGGACGACCTTGTGCCCCTGGCAGAGGACATTGACAT is a window from the Deltaproteobacteria bacterium genome containing:
- a CDS encoding FadR family transcriptional regulator; the protein is MQQLLSPIRTESLKDAFVKRLEALILSGAFPIGQKLPSERELALQLNVSRPVVHEGLVDLAAKGLVSLIPRVGTVVNDYRREGSLSLLTSLLTYHRGDLKEELFTSLLEMRFLFEVETARRAAGHRTVEQLKDFGRLLQEEASVNHQNMQRISELDFDFHHLIAMASGNDIYPLLLNSFKSCYLNLACRFFSDATVVPEVFAFHEEMVTALKAKDEEKAVEIMKNMLAHGMEHLKRSSKLKAQS